One Actinomycetospora corticicola genomic window, ACCGGGAAGCCCGCCGGCGACGACCTGCGCGAGGGCAAGCGGACCCTGCTCGTCGCCCTCGCCCGTCGGCACCCCGACCAGGAGGCCGCCGCCCCCGTCGAGCACGCGCTCGGCCGCGACGACCTCACCCCGGACGACGTCGAGGCCGCCCGCCGCGCGCTGGTGGAGCTCGGCGTCGTCGACGAGGTGGAGGAACGCATCACCACCCTCACCGCGTCCGCCCTGGACGCGCTCACCACGGTCGAGATCGAGCCCGAGGCGTGCGAGCACCTCACCGCGCTCGCGACGAAGGCCACCCGGAGGAGCTTCTGATGGCGGGCGGGAATCACGTCGTCGTCGTGGGCGCCGGCCTCGGCGGGCTCACCGCGGCGCTGCACCTGCGCGGCGCGGGCCGCGAGGTCACCGTGGTCGAGCGCGACCCCTTCGCCGGCGGTCGCGCCGGGCGGATCGATCTTCCCGACGGCAGGGGTGGGGCCTTCCGGCTCGACACCGGCCCGTCGGTCATCACGATGCCCGACCTGCTCGAGGAACCGCTGACCGCCGTCGGCGAGAAGCTGGGCGACCGGCTCGACCTGGTTCGCCTCGACCCCGCCTACCACGCCCGGTTCGCCGACGGGTCGGAGCTGCGGGTCCACACCGACGGTGACGCCATGGAGCAGGAGATCCGGGAGCGGGTCTCGGCCCGCGACGCCGACGGCTACCGGCGGCTGCGCGCGTGGCTGACGGAGCTCTACGGCGTCCAGATGGCCACGTTCATCGACGCCAACTTCGACTCCCCGCTCGACGTCCTCTCCCCCGATCTCGTCCGCCTCGGCCTGCTCGGTGGCTTCGGGCGGCTCGGCCCGCGGATCGCGAAGTTCATCGACGACGAGCGCCTGCGCCGCATCTTCTCCTTCCAGGCCCTCTACGCCGGGGTGCCGCCGGCCAAGGCGCTGGCCGCCTACGCGGTGATCGCCTACATGGACACGATCGCCGGGGTCTACTTCCCGAAGGGCGGGGTGCGCGCGCTGCCGCAGGCCTACGCCGACGCCGCGGTCTCGGCCGGCGTGACGTTCCGGTACGGCACCACCGTCACCGGCCTGACCCGCAGCGGGTCGCGGGTCACCGCCGTCGAGACCGACGACGGGTCGATCCCGGCGGACGCCGTGGTGCTCACCCCCGACCTCCCCGTCGTCCACCGCATGCTCGGCCGCACCCCGCGACGCGCGGTACCGCTGCGCTGGTCGCCGTCGGCGTACGTCGTCCACCTCGGGCTCGACCGGCCGATGACCGACCTCGGCCACCACACGATCTCCTTCGGCGACGCCTGGGCGTCGACCTTCGACGAGATCATCACCGACGGCCGGCTGATGTCCGACCCGTCGTTGCTGATCACCCGGCCGACCGCCACGGACCCGACGCTCGCCCCCGCCGGCGGCGACTACGTCTCGGTGCTGGCGCCCTGCCCGAACCAGGACACCGCCCCCGACCTCGACTGGGACCGGGTGGGCCCGCGCTACCGCGACGAGCTGCTCGGCGTCCTCGCCGGCCGCGGGATCGACCTCGGGGACCACGTCGTCGCCGAGCACCGCATCTCCCCCGCCGACTGGGCCGGGATGGGGATGGCCGCCGGCACCCCGTTCTCCGCGGCGCACACGTTCGCGCAGACCGGCCCGTTCCGGTCGAGCAACCGGATCCGCGGCGTCGAGAACGCCTTCCTCGCGGGATGCGGCACGACGCCCGGCGTCGGCGTCCCCACGGTGGTCGTCTCGGGCAAGCTCGCGGCCGAGCGGGTCGCCACGCTCGGCCGTTCATGACGACGGGTACGGCCGCCCCGCCGCGCGGGGCGGCGGCGGAGCTGGACGCCGCGGGGATCACCACGCCCGCCCTGCGGGGCGCCTACGCCCGGTGCCGGGCCCTGAACGCCGAGCACGGCCGGACGTACTTCCTGGCCACCCGGCTGCTCACCCCGGCCCAGCGGCCGGCGATCCACGCGCTGTACGGCTTCGCGCGGATGGCCGACGACGTGGTCGACGCCCCCGGCGCGGCCACGGTCGCCGAGGTCGTGGCCCGGATCGAGGAGATCCGGGCGCGGATGCGGGTGGCCCTGTCCGGCGAGCGCGACGTCCTCACCGACGAACCGGTCGTCGCCGCCCTGGCCCACACCGTCGAGCGCTACGCCATCGACCACCGGTACTTCGAGGACTTCATGGACTCGATGGCGATGGACCTGACGGTCACCGACTACCCGACGTTCGACGACCTCGCGGTGTACGTGCACGGGTCGGCCGCCGTGATCGGGCTGCAGGTCCTGCCGGTCCTGGGCACGGTGGTCCCGCGCGCGGAGGCCGAGCCGTCGGCGGCGGCCCTCGGCGTGGCCTTCCAGATCACGAACTTCCTGCGCGACGTCGGGGAGGACCTCGACCGGGGCCGCATCTACCTGCCCGCCGACGAGCTGGCCGCGTTCGGCGTGGACCGCGAGCTCCTCACCTGGTGCCGGGAGCGGCGGTACACCGACCCGCGGGTGCGGCGCGCGATCGCGCACCTCGTCGCCCGGACCCGGGCGATCTACCGGCGCGCCGACGCGGGGATCGCCCTGCTCGACCCGGTCTCGCGGCCCTGCGTGCGTACCGCGGCGGTGCTCTACGGCGGGATCCTCGACGAGATCGTCGCGGCGGACTACGACGTGCTCGCCCACCGGGTGGTCGTCGGCAACGCCCGTCGGGCCGCCGTCGCGGGCCCGGGGCTGCTGCGCGCGGTCGCCGCCCGCCACCGCCCCGGGGTCCGTCGCCGCACCCGATGAGCGCACGGCACTCCCGCGCACGTCGAGGCTGCGACGGTGCCGCTGGCTCGTCAGGGTGGACGCCGTGACCGACGAGCTGGTCCTCGCCTTCGACGCCGACTGCCACCGCTGTCGGGCGGTCGCCGCAGAGGTCCGACGACGGGTCGGTGACGCCGGGCTCGAGGTGCTGCCGCTGCGCGACTACCGCGTGCAGCAGTGGCGGGCCGAGGTCTACGGGGCCGACCCGCCGCACGCCCCGACGCTGCTGGCGGTGACGGTCGTGGACGGGGTCGACCAGGTGCGCGCGTGGCACGGACCCGCCGTCGTGGCCGGGCTGCTGCGGACCCTCGGGGCGCGGCGCACCGCCGCGCTCGCCCCCGTCGTGGGGACCCTGCTCAGAAAGCCATCGCCTGCGCGCGGCGCTTGACCTCCCCGCCGCGGTCCGAGCGCAGCGCCTCGACGGGCGCGCCGGGCAGCGTCGGGTCCTCCTGGAAGAGCCACCGGAGGATCTCGGCGTCGGTGAACCCGCCGTCGCGCAGCAGCGTGATGAGGCCGGGCAGGCCCTTCACCACCCCGGAGTCGACGAGGAAGGCGGCCGGGACGATCCACTTGTCGCCCTCGCGGACGCCGAGGAGCTGGCCCTGCTTGATCATCTGGCTGACGCGGGTGCGGGGCACGCCGAGTCGCTCGCCGGCCTCGGCGAGGGTGAGGGCTTCGATCTCTCGGCCCACGAGAGCGGTCAGTGCGGCGGTCATCGCCGCACACTGTGCCAGAGCGCGCGCGGCTCGACATCAGTCTTCGGGGAAAGCCGCTGCCGCGCGTCGTCGGCGACGCGCCGCCACCCGCGCGCCTAGCATCCGACCATGCCGCGCGACACCGCCCCGGGGACCGTCCGCACGGTGCTCGACGGGCGCTACCGGGTCGGCGAGGTGATCGCGCGCGGCGGGATGTCGACCGTGCACCGGGGCACCGACCTGCGCCTCGACCGGCCGGTCGCCGTGAAGATCATGGAGCCGTCCCTGGCGTCCGACCCGGTCTTCGTGCGCCGCTTCGAACGCGAGGCCCGCGCGGCCGCCCGGCTGAGCCACCCCGGGATCGTCGCGGTGCACGACCAGGGCCGGCACTCCGACGGCACGATCTTCCTGGTCCTCGAGCTGGTCGAGGGCGGGACGCTGCGCGACGTGATCCGCGAGCAGGTCCGACTCGCGCCGGCGACCGCCCTCACCGTGGTGGAGCAGGTGCTCGCGGCGCTGTCGGTGGCGCACCGGATGGGCATGGTGCACCGCGACGTGAAGCCGGAGAACGTGCTCGTGTCGACCACCGGAGTGCTCAAGGTCGCCGACTTCGGGCTGGTCGCCGCCGCGTGGGACGGCGCCGCCGACGGCTCGCTCGACACGGGCGGCTCCACCTCCGACGACCTCATCCTCGGCACCGCCGCCTACCTCGCCCCCGAGCAGGTCCAGCACGGCCGCACCGACGAGCGCAGCGACGTGTACGCCGCCGGGGTGATGCTGTTCGAGCTGCTCACGGGCGTGCCGCCGCACGACGGGGACACCGCGCTCTCCGTCGCCTACCGGCACGTGAACGTCGACGTGCCCGCCCCGTCCACCCGCGCGCCGGGGATCCCGCGGGCCCTGGACCGGCTCGTCGTCGACGCCACCCGCCGGGACCCCGACGACCGCGTGGAGAGCGCCGCCGCCTTCCTCGAGCAGGCCCGCCGGGCGCGCCGGGCGGAGGGCCTGCCGTTCGCCCCGGTCGGTCCGCCGCAACGGCGCCGGACCGCCGCCGCTCCCCCGCCGCACACCGGCACCCGTGTCTTCACCGGCCCCACGCCGCGCGCCCCCGTCGACGACCCGCCGCCCGCGCCCGAGCCCGAGCCCGAGGAGGAGCCGGACCCGCCGTCGAGGAGCGACCGCAACACCGACGTGGTGGACCGCGTGGAGCGGCACGCCCGCCGTCGGGACCGCATCCGGTCCCGACGGGTCTTCGTCGCGTGGGTGCTGGCCGTGATCGCCGTCAGTGTCGGCTCGGGGATCGTCGGCTGGGGTCTGGGGACCCCCTAGTCACCGGCCTAGTTCCGCAGCATCTCCGCGATGAGGAAGGCGAGTTCGAGGGACTGCTGGGTGTTCAGGCGGGGGTCGCAGGCGGTCTCGTAGCGGCCGGCGAGGTCGGTGTCGGAGATCTCCTGGGCGCCGCCGAGGCACTCGGTGACGTTCTCCCCGGTGAGCTCGACGTGGATGCCGCCGGGGTGGGTGCCCAGGCGGTGGTGGACCTCGAAGAAGCCCTGGACCTCGTCGACGACCTGGTCGAAGTGCCGCGTCTTGAACCCGGTGGTGGCCTCGTAGGTGTTGCCGTGCATCGGGTCGCACTGCCAGATCACCTGGTGCCCGGAGGCGGTGACCTTCTCCACGATCCCCGGCAGCACCTCGCGGACCTTGCCCGCGCCCATCCGGGAGATCAGGGTGAGCCGGCCGGGCTCGTGGTTCGGGTCGAGCCGCTCGACGTACTCCACGGCCTGCTCCGGGGTGGTGCCCGGGCCGATCTTGAGCCCGATCGGGTTGGCCAGCAGCTCGGCGAAGGCGATGTGGGCGCCGTCGAGGGCGCGGGTCCGTTCCCCGATCCACAGGAAGTGCGCGCCCAGGGAGAAGAGCCGCGGGTCGTCGTCGCCGCGACGGGTGGAGTCCAGGCGCAGCAGGGCCCGCTCGTAGTCCAGCACCAGCGCCTCGTGGCTGGCGTAGATCTCGGTGGAGTGCAGCGAGTGGTCGGTGACCCCGCACGCGGACATGAACCGCAGCGCCCGGTCGATCTCGGCGGCGACGGCCTCGTAGCGCTCGCCGGCGGCGGAGTTCGCGACGAACTCGCGGTTCCAGTCGTGGACCTCGTGCAGGTCGGCCATCCCGCCCGAGGTCAGCGCCCGGGTCAGGTTCATCGCCGCCGAGGCGTTGGCGTAGGCGCGGATCATGCGGCCCGGGTCGGGGATGCGGAGCTCGGCGTTGCCGGCCAGCGAGTTGACCATGTCCCCGCGGTAGGACGGCAGGCCGAACGCGTCGACGTCGGAGGACCGCGGCTTGGCGTACTGCCCGGCGATGCGTCCGATCTTGACGACGGGGGTCGAGGCGCCGTAGGTCAGCACCACCGCCATCTGCAGCAGCGTGCGGATGTTGCCGCGCAGGTGCGGCTCGGTGTTGTCGGCGAAGGTCTCCGCGCAGTCCCCGCCCTGCAGCAGGAACGCCTCCCCGCGGGCCACCGCGGCGAGCTGGCCGCGCAGCCGGTCGATCTCGGCCGGGACGGTGATCGGTGGGACGTGCTCGAGCACCGTCCGCGCGTCGGTCACCGCCGACGGGTCCGGCCAGGCGGGCTGCTGCGCCGCCGGCCTCGAGAGCGCAGCGTCCAACCGCTCCCGCATCTCGGCGGGGAGCGGGGGCAGGCCGGGCAGGGCATCCACGGGCAGGTCGACGGACCACACGAGGGATCAGCCTACTGTCACGCCACCCGGTGCTGGATCGGTTCCCCTCGGAGGAAGCGACCGACGTTCGTCACGAAGCCCCGCGCCATCCCGGCGTACGACTCCTCGGTGATGCCGCCGACGTGCGGGGTGACCAGGACGTTGTGCCCCAGCAGCTCGTCGTGGGGGTCGATCGGCTCGACCCACGTGACGTCGAGCCCCGCCCCGGCCAGGCGTCCGGAGGCCAGCGCGGCCAGGAGCGCGTCGCGGTCGACGACGGGGCCGCGCGCCACGTTGACCACGTGCCCGGCGGGGTTCAGGGCCGCCAGCGCGGCGTCGGCGACGATGCCCCGCGTCTCCTCGGTCAGCGGGCAGGCCACGACGAGGTCGTCGCACCCGGCCAGGGCGGCGGGGAGGTCGCCGCGGCGGTACTCGTCGACGACCGCGGACGCCTCCGGGTACGCGGCGGCCTCCCGGCGCCCGATGCCGACCACGCGGACGCCGAACGCCCGCAGCCGCGTGGCCACCTCGACCCCGATGTCCCCGGTGCCGAGGACCGCCACCGTCCGGCCGCGCAACGTGCTGCCCATGGGCGCCCCGACGACCTTCTCGGCCACACCCGCCCGCGCCTCCTCGTAGCGGCGCAGCAGGGCCAGCAGCAGGAGCAGGGCGATCTCGGCGACGGCCGTGGCGTTCCCGGACGAGCCGCCGGGCACGTTGGCGACCGGGATCCCCCGCTCGCGGGCGGCGTCGAGGTCGACCCCGGAGACCCCCACCCCGAACTGCTGGACCAGACGCGCCCCGCAGGCGTCGATCAACGGGCCGTCGATCGTGCTGCCCAGCGGGGCGAGCACGTCGGCCGGCACGGGGGCGGAGTGGGGCACGTCCACCAGCTCGGCCCCGTCCAGCTCCGGGATCGCGAGGTCCGCCAGCGCCTCGGTGAGACACCGGCGGACCTCCGGGAAGCCGCCACCGACCAGCCCGATGCGCACGCCCGGCATCATCGCGCTAGACGGGCTCGGCCACGAACACGGGGATCTCGCGGTCGGTGGCCTCCTGGTAGTCGGCGTACGACGGGTAGGCCGCGACGGCCCGCTCCCACCACTGCGCGCGCTCCTCGCCCTCGACGATCCGGGCGCGGTAGGTCTTCGTCTCCCGGCCGTCCTGGATCGGGAACTCCGGGTTCGCGACGATGTTGTGGTACCAGGTCGGGTGCTCGTCCGCCCCGCCCTTGGACGCGACGATCGCGTAGTCGCCGTCGTGCTCCACCCGCATCACGGGGGTGTGCCGCAGCTTGCCGGTCTTCGCCCCGCGGAGGGTCATCAGGATGATCGGCGACCCCTTGACCGTGATCCCCTCGGTCGTCCCGGTGCGCTCGATCTGCTCGATCTGCTCGCGCACCCAGTCGGTCGCGTTCGTCTCCACCTGCTCGCTCATACGCGGGGGAACCCGGCCCCGCGGACGATCATTCCGGGTCGCCCATGCGTGCGCGCCAGATCTCGTCGATGACCTTCCACTTGACGAGGTTGTGCCGGGCGTCGGCGAGGGCGTCGTGCGCGTCCGGCGGGGCCGGCGGGAGCTCGGGACGCCCGACGTCGTCCCAGCGCTGCCGCAGGTCACGGGTGAAGCGCGGGAGGTTGCGCGGCAGGTCGGGCATCGCGCCCCAGAGCTGGGCGACGACCACGTGGTCGTACGGCGCGTTCCACGCCCAGAGCTCGACCGCGCCCGGACCCGCCGTCACGAAGGCGTGGAAGTCCTCGCGCAGCTGCAGCCGGCTGCGCCAGGCGGGGTCCGACGACGGCGGGAGCTTGTCCAGCACGTTCTTCCGGACCCACGGACCGGCCTTCATCGGGTCGAACGCCCGCGAGATCGCGTAGAACTCGCCGCCGTGTTCGTCGACCGCCCCGAGGGAGACGAGGTCGATCGTCGTCCCGTCCTCGATGAACTCGCAGTCGTAGAAGATCCGTGCCACGGCGCCCGATTCTGTCAGGCGGCCTCCGCGTCCCCCGCGCTCTCCTTGGCCTTCGACGCGTAGACGTCCACGTACTCCTGCCCGGAGAGCGCCAGGATGGCGTCCATGACCTCGTCGGTGATGGCCCGCTCCACCTGACGGTCGTCGGCGATGCCGGCGTAACGGGAGAAGTCGAGCGGGCGGCCGATCGCGATCGTGATCTTCACCGGGCGCCAGAAGCGGGAGCCGACCGGGTTCGCGCGGTCGGTGCCGATCATGGCCACCGGCACCACCGGCACCCCGGCCTCGAGCGCCATGCGGGCGACGCCGGTGCGGCCCTTGTAGAGCCGGCCGTCGGGCGAGCGGGTGCCCTCGGGGTAGATCCCGAACAGCCGTCCCTCCCGCAGCACCCGGATGCCGGTGTCGAGGGCGGCACGGGCGGCACGGCCGTTGCCGCGCTCGATGGGGACCTGGCCCATGCCGGTGAAGAACCAGCGCTGCAGGGTGCCGACCGGACCCGGCGTCGTGAAGTACTCCGCCTTGGCCGGGAAGGCCATCCGCCGCGGCACCATGAGCGGGAGGACGAAGGAGTCGAGCACCGCGAGGTGGTTCGACGCGACCAGGGCCCCGCCCGTACGCGGCAGGTGGTCCGCCCCGCGGACCTCCGGCCGGAACGCCGCCCGCATCAGCGGGCCCATGAAGACCCACTTCATCAACCAGTAGAGCACCGCTGTCCCCTCGCCAGACCGCACGGATGTCGCAGCCTAGGCAGGGGCGTGTCGCCGGACAACGACAGCGCGTCAGGGCCGCCCACCGACCGGCCACCGACGACACCACCGGATCGGGCACCTGCACGTACCGCGCGGGTGTGGGACGTGACACGATGGGCGCCGGGCGTCCTCGCGCCCGAAGTCGTCGTGGAGGCACGAGTGCCGGTGATGCCGGGGGCGGAGCCCTTCTCCGCCGATCCCGAGGGCGCCGAGATCGGCGTGGTGCTCTCGCACGGGTTCACGGGGTCCCCGCAGAGCATGCGCCCCTGGGGCGAGCACCTCGCGGCCGAGGGGATCGCGGTGCGCGGCCCGCGGCTGCCCGGGCACGGGACCCGGTGGCGCGACATGCAGGCGACCCGCTGGCCGGACTGGTACGGCGAGATCTCCCGGGCCGTCGACGAGCTGCTGGAGCGGTACCGCTCCGTGTTCGTCTTCGGGCTCTCGATGGGCGGCACGCTGACGCTGCGCGTGGCCGAGGAGTACGGCGACGCGATCACCGGGATCTGCCTGGTCAACCCGTCGGTGACCACCCTGCGCCGGGACGCCGCCTTCGCCCGCTACCTGGCCCGGCTGTGGCCCTGGGCGCCCGGGGTGGCCAACGACGTCGCGAAGCCCGGCGTCACCGAGCTCGGCTACGACCGGGTGCCGCTGAAGGCGTTCGTGTCGCTCACCGAGCTCTGGGCCCTCGTCCGCGACGATCTCCCCCGCGTGACCAGCCCGGTCCTGCTCTACCGCTCCACGGCCGACCACGTCGTGGAACCGGTGAACGCCCGCCTGGTGCTCGACGGGGTCTCGGCCACCGACGTCACCGAGGTCGTCCTGCACGACAGCTACCACGTGGCCACGCTCGACCACGACGCCCCGAGGATCTTCGCCGGCAGCACCGAGTTCGCCCGCCGGCTGCACGCCACCCGCGCCGAAGCAGGGAACCCCGCA contains:
- the crtI gene encoding phytoene desaturase family protein produces the protein MAGGNHVVVVGAGLGGLTAALHLRGAGREVTVVERDPFAGGRAGRIDLPDGRGGAFRLDTGPSVITMPDLLEEPLTAVGEKLGDRLDLVRLDPAYHARFADGSELRVHTDGDAMEQEIRERVSARDADGYRRLRAWLTELYGVQMATFIDANFDSPLDVLSPDLVRLGLLGGFGRLGPRIAKFIDDERLRRIFSFQALYAGVPPAKALAAYAVIAYMDTIAGVYFPKGGVRALPQAYADAAVSAGVTFRYGTTVTGLTRSGSRVTAVETDDGSIPADAVVLTPDLPVVHRMLGRTPRRAVPLRWSPSAYVVHLGLDRPMTDLGHHTISFGDAWASTFDEIITDGRLMSDPSLLITRPTATDPTLAPAGGDYVSVLAPCPNQDTAPDLDWDRVGPRYRDELLGVLAGRGIDLGDHVVAEHRISPADWAGMGMAAGTPFSAAHTFAQTGPFRSSNRIRGVENAFLAGCGTTPGVGVPTVVVSGKLAAERVATLGRS
- a CDS encoding phytoene/squalene synthase family protein; the encoded protein is MTTGTAAPPRGAAAELDAAGITTPALRGAYARCRALNAEHGRTYFLATRLLTPAQRPAIHALYGFARMADDVVDAPGAATVAEVVARIEEIRARMRVALSGERDVLTDEPVVAALAHTVERYAIDHRYFEDFMDSMAMDLTVTDYPTFDDLAVYVHGSAAVIGLQVLPVLGTVVPRAEAEPSAAALGVAFQITNFLRDVGEDLDRGRIYLPADELAAFGVDRELLTWCRERRYTDPRVRRAIAHLVARTRAIYRRADAGIALLDPVSRPCVRTAAVLYGGILDEIVAADYDVLAHRVVVGNARRAAVAGPGLLRAVAARHRPGVRRRTR
- a CDS encoding helix-turn-helix domain-containing protein, with the protein product MTAALTALVGREIEALTLAEAGERLGVPRTRVSQMIKQGQLLGVREGDKWIVPAAFLVDSGVVKGLPGLITLLRDGGFTDAEILRWLFQEDPTLPGAPVEALRSDRGGEVKRRAQAMAF
- a CDS encoding protein kinase domain-containing protein → MPRDTAPGTVRTVLDGRYRVGEVIARGGMSTVHRGTDLRLDRPVAVKIMEPSLASDPVFVRRFEREARAAARLSHPGIVAVHDQGRHSDGTIFLVLELVEGGTLRDVIREQVRLAPATALTVVEQVLAALSVAHRMGMVHRDVKPENVLVSTTGVLKVADFGLVAAAWDGAADGSLDTGGSTSDDLILGTAAYLAPEQVQHGRTDERSDVYAAGVMLFELLTGVPPHDGDTALSVAYRHVNVDVPAPSTRAPGIPRALDRLVVDATRRDPDDRVESAAAFLEQARRARRAEGLPFAPVGPPQRRRTAAAPPPHTGTRVFTGPTPRAPVDDPPPAPEPEPEEEPDPPSRSDRNTDVVDRVERHARRRDRIRSRRVFVAWVLAVIAVSVGSGIVGWGLGTP
- a CDS encoding class II 3-deoxy-7-phosphoheptulonate synthase: MRERLDAALSRPAAQQPAWPDPSAVTDARTVLEHVPPITVPAEIDRLRGQLAAVARGEAFLLQGGDCAETFADNTEPHLRGNIRTLLQMAVVLTYGASTPVVKIGRIAGQYAKPRSSDVDAFGLPSYRGDMVNSLAGNAELRIPDPGRMIRAYANASAAMNLTRALTSGGMADLHEVHDWNREFVANSAAGERYEAVAAEIDRALRFMSACGVTDHSLHSTEIYASHEALVLDYERALLRLDSTRRGDDDPRLFSLGAHFLWIGERTRALDGAHIAFAELLANPIGLKIGPGTTPEQAVEYVERLDPNHEPGRLTLISRMGAGKVREVLPGIVEKVTASGHQVIWQCDPMHGNTYEATTGFKTRHFDQVVDEVQGFFEVHHRLGTHPGGIHVELTGENVTECLGGAQEISDTDLAGRYETACDPRLNTQQSLELAFLIAEMLRN
- a CDS encoding NAD(P)-dependent oxidoreductase codes for the protein MRIGLVGGGFPEVRRCLTEALADLAIPELDGAELVDVPHSAPVPADVLAPLGSTIDGPLIDACGARLVQQFGVGVSGVDLDAARERGIPVANVPGGSSGNATAVAEIALLLLLALLRRYEEARAGVAEKVVGAPMGSTLRGRTVAVLGTGDIGVEVATRLRAFGVRVVGIGRREAAAYPEASAVVDEYRRGDLPAALAGCDDLVVACPLTEETRGIVADAALAALNPAGHVVNVARGPVVDRDALLAALASGRLAGAGLDVTWVEPIDPHDELLGHNVLVTPHVGGITEESYAGMARGFVTNVGRFLRGEPIQHRVA
- a CDS encoding nitroreductase family deazaflavin-dependent oxidoreductase, translating into MSEQVETNATDWVREQIEQIERTGTTEGITVKGSPIILMTLRGAKTGKLRHTPVMRVEHDGDYAIVASKGGADEHPTWYHNIVANPEFPIQDGRETKTYRARIVEGEERAQWWERAVAAYPSYADYQEATDREIPVFVAEPV
- a CDS encoding polyadenylate-specific 3'-exoribonuclease AS, whose product is MARIFYDCEFIEDGTTIDLVSLGAVDEHGGEFYAISRAFDPMKAGPWVRKNVLDKLPPSSDPAWRSRLQLREDFHAFVTAGPGAVELWAWNAPYDHVVVAQLWGAMPDLPRNLPRFTRDLRQRWDDVGRPELPPAPPDAHDALADARHNLVKWKVIDEIWRARMGDPE
- a CDS encoding 1-acyl-sn-glycerol-3-phosphate acyltransferase, producing MLYWLMKWVFMGPLMRAAFRPEVRGADHLPRTGGALVASNHLAVLDSFVLPLMVPRRMAFPAKAEYFTTPGPVGTLQRWFFTGMGQVPIERGNGRAARAALDTGIRVLREGRLFGIYPEGTRSPDGRLYKGRTGVARMALEAGVPVVPVAMIGTDRANPVGSRFWRPVKITIAIGRPLDFSRYAGIADDRQVERAITDEVMDAILALSGQEYVDVYASKAKESAGDAEAA
- a CDS encoding alpha/beta fold hydrolase, with protein sequence MPVMPGAEPFSADPEGAEIGVVLSHGFTGSPQSMRPWGEHLAAEGIAVRGPRLPGHGTRWRDMQATRWPDWYGEISRAVDELLERYRSVFVFGLSMGGTLTLRVAEEYGDAITGICLVNPSVTTLRRDAAFARYLARLWPWAPGVANDVAKPGVTELGYDRVPLKAFVSLTELWALVRDDLPRVTSPVLLYRSTADHVVEPVNARLVLDGVSATDVTEVVLHDSYHVATLDHDAPRIFAGSTEFARRLHATRAEAGNPA